A section of the Terriglobia bacterium genome encodes:
- a CDS encoding ATP-binding cassette domain-containing protein, which produces MNLVEVRALVKVFPLSESAFGGGAKGEVRAVDGVSLDIEPGEILGLVGESGCGKSTLGRLMLRLIEPTSGWVGFDGRDVTVASGAELRALRREMQIIFQDPFGSLDPRMNIEEIVTEPVVIHDGLSPSAQRSRASELMRAVGLDESALGRYPHEFSGGQRQRIGIARALAVRPRFIVADEPVSALDVSVGAQILNLMKRLQNEFGLTYLFISHSMPLVRYISTRIAVMNQGKIVEVGTAEQITTLPRHPYTRTLLESVPEVGVAPSASSIVDH; this is translated from the coding sequence GTGAACCTGGTTGAAGTGCGCGCACTGGTGAAGGTGTTCCCGCTGAGCGAATCCGCGTTCGGCGGGGGCGCGAAAGGCGAGGTGCGCGCGGTGGACGGCGTGTCTCTGGACATCGAGCCGGGCGAGATACTGGGGCTGGTTGGAGAATCGGGCTGCGGCAAGAGCACGCTGGGACGGCTGATGCTGCGCCTGATCGAGCCGACCTCGGGCTGGGTCGGATTCGACGGCCGGGATGTGACGGTGGCGTCGGGGGCGGAGCTGCGGGCGCTCCGGCGGGAGATGCAGATCATCTTCCAGGATCCCTTCGGCTCGCTTGACCCGCGCATGAACATCGAAGAGATCGTGACCGAGCCGGTAGTGATCCACGACGGCTTGTCGCCGTCGGCGCAGCGCAGCCGGGCGTCGGAGTTGATGCGCGCCGTGGGGCTGGACGAGTCGGCGCTGGGGCGCTACCCGCACGAGTTCTCGGGCGGGCAAAGACAGCGGATCGGGATCGCGCGGGCGCTGGCGGTGCGGCCCAGGTTCATCGTGGCCGACGAGCCGGTGTCGGCGCTGGACGTGAGCGTGGGCGCGCAGATCCTGAACCTGATGAAGCGATTGCAGAATGAGTTCGGGCTCACCTACCTGTTCATCTCGCATTCCATGCCGCTGGTGCGCTACATCTCGACCCGGATCGCAGTGATGAACCAGGGGAAGATCGTCGAAGTCGGCACGGCCGAGCAGATCACGACCCTCCCGCGGCACCCCTACACGCGGACCCTGCTGGAGTCGGTCCCGGAGGTCGGAGTCGCGCCGTCGGCATCGTCCATCGTGGACCACTAG
- the rpe gene encoding ribulose-phosphate 3-epimerase yields MVELAPSILSADFARLGEEAQAAVQGGATLLHVDVMDGHFVPNITIGPPVVASLRKVTDVPLDVHLMIENPDLFIPGFVDAGADWISVHQEACRHLHRTLDLIRVRGARVGVVINPATPVQTLGEVLDMVDFVLVMSVNPGFGGQKFIPGSLEKIRKLVTMRNARGANFRIEVDGGIGLDTIADVVRAGAEVLVAGNAVFGKGNATENARRLLKAATEATLQRV; encoded by the coding sequence TTGGTTGAGCTAGCGCCTTCGATACTTTCCGCCGATTTTGCGCGCTTGGGCGAGGAAGCCCAGGCTGCGGTGCAGGGTGGCGCCACCCTGCTGCACGTGGATGTGATGGACGGCCACTTCGTGCCCAACATCACCATCGGCCCCCCAGTCGTGGCCTCGCTCCGCAAGGTGACCGATGTCCCGCTCGACGTTCACCTGATGATCGAGAACCCGGATCTCTTTATTCCGGGGTTTGTGGATGCAGGCGCCGACTGGATCTCGGTCCACCAGGAGGCATGCCGGCACCTGCACCGCACGCTCGATCTGATCCGCGTGCGCGGTGCTCGGGTTGGCGTCGTGATCAACCCGGCGACACCGGTGCAGACGCTCGGCGAGGTCCTCGACATGGTGGACTTCGTCCTCGTCATGTCGGTGAACCCCGGATTCGGAGGGCAGAAATTCATCCCCGGATCGCTCGAGAAGATCCGCAAGCTGGTCACCATGCGCAACGCCCGGGGAGCGAACTTCCGCATCGAGGTCGATGGCGGCATCGGGTTGGATACGATCGCTGATGTTGTGCGCGCCGGGGCCGAGGTCCTGGTCGCCGGCAATGCCGTCTTCGGCAAAGGGAATGCCACTGAGAATGCGCGCCGGTTGCTGAAGGCCGCCACTGAGGCTACGCTCCAACGTGTCTAG
- a CDS encoding response regulator, translated as MTAQNLGKKILTEAGYEVVAVSNGAQAVKKIAECKPDLAVLDVFMPGYSGVEVCERVKKAQETAHLPVLLTVGKMEPFKPEEGTRAGADGLIVKPFEASELLAAVKRIEGKLAAPVARAAPEQEATVKIPVEEFQDASYEEWKVSAPETPVEEEEVRPTEKTAVPEAMGAEPAFGMESLEGPEAATVAPSDTQPIEPPPAVRTTAAITPPAQVVAHTPAARTTAEMPAPLQAEAAATASIVEEVAPAAAPHEIEFTSAPQPVEVEHAPAPGFEPTVSQEAVSVSSGRDPSLVTDSDELSKFATKFGVEGAEPIPVGLASEMPGLYADSQAPAAEAPVEEAEAAASVSVDADFEARVAAAMAGYEEPPAPVAESESAMAPAPAAEAEAMGRDTAALIAQMQKAVENLPLDTTPHVEAAAEPAPVAPPPPEPVQENVPDHALAAAMAAAVGASVEPQVAAAVAPPPGELTQALAPNVIADIVHRVVERMKPDLAAEIARELEAMMKK; from the coding sequence ATGACGGCCCAAAACCTGGGCAAGAAGATCCTCACCGAAGCTGGCTACGAGGTGGTCGCCGTCAGCAACGGCGCCCAAGCGGTCAAGAAGATCGCTGAATGCAAGCCCGATCTGGCCGTGCTCGATGTCTTCATGCCCGGCTACAGTGGCGTGGAGGTGTGCGAGCGCGTCAAGAAGGCCCAGGAGACCGCGCACCTCCCGGTCCTGCTTACGGTGGGAAAGATGGAGCCCTTTAAGCCGGAAGAGGGCACTCGCGCGGGCGCCGACGGCCTGATCGTGAAACCATTTGAGGCTTCGGAACTTCTCGCTGCGGTCAAGAGGATCGAGGGAAAGCTCGCCGCCCCCGTGGCGCGAGCCGCTCCCGAACAAGAAGCCACGGTCAAGATTCCCGTCGAAGAATTCCAGGACGCCTCTTACGAGGAGTGGAAGGTTTCGGCTCCGGAGACGCCCGTCGAAGAAGAAGAAGTTCGTCCCACCGAGAAGACCGCCGTGCCCGAGGCAATGGGGGCTGAGCCCGCTTTCGGCATGGAATCTCTGGAGGGACCGGAGGCGGCTACGGTTGCTCCATCCGATACGCAGCCCATTGAGCCGCCTCCCGCCGTGCGCACTACTGCTGCCATCACGCCCCCAGCGCAAGTGGTAGCACACACGCCGGCGGCGCGCACCACCGCCGAAATGCCCGCTCCTCTGCAGGCAGAGGCCGCGGCCACCGCTTCCATCGTAGAAGAAGTAGCTCCGGCCGCTGCCCCGCACGAGATCGAATTTACCTCCGCGCCGCAACCCGTCGAGGTCGAGCACGCGCCTGCGCCGGGCTTCGAGCCCACCGTCAGCCAGGAAGCGGTTTCCGTCTCTTCCGGCCGCGACCCCAGCCTGGTCACCGACAGCGACGAGCTCTCCAAGTTCGCCACCAAATTTGGGGTAGAGGGCGCCGAGCCCATTCCTGTCGGGCTAGCGTCGGAGATGCCCGGGCTGTATGCCGACAGCCAGGCTCCGGCCGCAGAAGCTCCCGTGGAAGAGGCGGAAGCGGCTGCCTCTGTCTCCGTCGACGCCGACTTCGAGGCGCGCGTGGCTGCTGCTATGGCAGGCTACGAAGAGCCTCCTGCGCCGGTCGCCGAATCGGAGTCCGCGATGGCCCCCGCACCTGCTGCCGAAGCCGAGGCCATGGGCCGGGACACGGCTGCCCTGATCGCGCAAATGCAAAAAGCGGTCGAAAACCTCCCGCTGGATACCACACCACACGTGGAAGCAGCGGCCGAGCCGGCGCCCGTCGCGCCCCCGCCGCCTGAGCCAGTCCAGGAAAACGTGCCCGACCACGCGCTCGCCGCAGCCATGGCCGCCGCAGTCGGTGCTTCCGTCGAGCCCCAGGTCGCCGCCGCCGTCGCTCCCCCGCCGGGCGAGCTCACTCAGGCACTCGCCCCGAATGTCATCGCCGACATCGTGCATCGTGTGGTGGAGCGCATGAAGCCCGATCTCGCCGCCGAAATCGCCAGGGAACTGGAAGCGATGATGAAGAAGTAG
- a CDS encoding protein kinase, whose product MKYCETCNATYPTGFNTCPKDQTVLRVASDLMPGLTIRDKYQIMEKIGAGGMATVYRVKHLAFNEERAIKVVSSKLMDDPNFIKRFRTEAVVTRKLQHPNAVRVDDLDTTEDGRLFMVMEYVRGRDLRSVIQSSGPLPLDRTLHVTWQVASALATAHQMGITHRDIKPDNILLVSQAGKDLVKVLDFGIAKVREGAMDVGGGYTATQTGMVVGTPQYISPEQAMGRSGDQIDGRADLYSLGVVIYEMLTGKQPFESDTAMGLLMHHLQTVPPPPHLLRPDLNIPPAISKVLMKALEKDPAERFQNANEMLEALAAAKKQAVAQTGIATKVITPTVMAATSIPVPDSTATMPMSATSTPTYTPTVAAAVLSPTAAAPKYAPVPVDETVAIAPPRKTPAPAPRVAPRAAPPAADGRRWLVPLVVAVLVAGGLAVVAHQRQKASAAAPAPVVQQVVNPAEPAPEPTPAVQQTAAPAQQNAAANPDKPRRPAHEKPASEAASKREQHTSAPDRPSMDASATAPAPQQQRMDPGVNRLLTIGKQQYDNGKYGQAMATFRSALELDPNNEWAKRGIEACKRARQQQSEQILQSDQAQSQQSDQQGNQNVPRWRRRRE is encoded by the coding sequence ATGAAGTATTGCGAGACTTGCAACGCGACGTATCCCACCGGCTTCAACACGTGTCCCAAGGACCAGACGGTGCTGCGGGTCGCGTCGGACCTGATGCCCGGGCTGACGATACGCGACAAGTACCAGATCATGGAGAAGATCGGCGCGGGCGGCATGGCCACCGTCTACCGGGTAAAGCACCTGGCCTTCAACGAGGAGCGGGCCATCAAGGTCGTCAGCAGCAAGCTGATGGACGACCCGAACTTCATCAAGCGGTTCCGTACCGAGGCGGTGGTCACGCGCAAGCTGCAACACCCGAACGCGGTGCGGGTGGACGATCTGGACACCACCGAAGATGGCCGGCTGTTCATGGTCATGGAATACGTGAGGGGACGCGACCTGCGGTCGGTGATCCAAAGTTCCGGGCCGCTGCCGCTCGATCGCACGCTGCACGTCACCTGGCAGGTGGCGTCGGCGCTGGCGACGGCGCACCAGATGGGCATCACGCACCGAGACATCAAGCCGGACAACATCCTGTTGGTCTCGCAGGCAGGCAAGGACCTGGTGAAAGTCCTGGATTTCGGTATCGCCAAGGTAAGGGAAGGGGCGATGGACGTGGGCGGCGGATATACGGCGACGCAAACGGGGATGGTGGTCGGGACGCCTCAATACATCTCGCCGGAGCAGGCCATGGGCCGGAGCGGCGACCAGATCGATGGCCGCGCCGACCTCTACTCGCTGGGTGTGGTGATCTACGAAATGCTGACCGGCAAGCAGCCCTTCGAGTCCGATACGGCGATGGGACTGCTGATGCACCACCTGCAGACCGTGCCGCCGCCGCCGCATCTGCTGCGTCCGGACCTCAACATCCCACCCGCGATCTCAAAGGTGCTGATGAAGGCGCTGGAGAAGGATCCAGCGGAGCGGTTTCAGAACGCGAACGAGATGCTGGAGGCGCTGGCGGCGGCGAAGAAACAGGCGGTCGCGCAGACCGGCATCGCCACGAAAGTGATAACGCCGACGGTCATGGCGGCGACAAGCATTCCGGTTCCGGACAGCACGGCCACAATGCCGATGAGCGCCACTTCGACGCCGACATATACGCCGACGGTCGCGGCGGCGGTGCTTTCGCCCACGGCGGCGGCGCCGAAATACGCGCCAGTTCCGGTGGACGAGACGGTTGCGATCGCCCCGCCACGAAAGACACCGGCTCCCGCACCGCGAGTAGCGCCGAGGGCGGCGCCGCCGGCAGCGGACGGGCGGCGCTGGCTGGTTCCGCTGGTGGTCGCCGTCCTGGTGGCGGGTGGGCTGGCCGTAGTCGCCCACCAGCGGCAGAAGGCGTCTGCCGCGGCCCCTGCGCCGGTGGTCCAGCAGGTGGTCAATCCTGCCGAACCCGCACCCGAGCCGACGCCAGCGGTCCAGCAGACTGCGGCGCCGGCGCAGCAGAATGCAGCCGCAAACCCGGACAAGCCACGGCGTCCAGCGCACGAGAAACCCGCGTCCGAGGCAGCGTCAAAGCGGGAGCAGCACACGTCTGCTCCGGACAGGCCATCGATGGATGCGAGCGCAACGGCGCCCGCGCCGCAGCAGCAGAGGATGGATCCGGGAGTGAATCGTCTGCTGACGATCGGGAAGCAGCAGTACGACAACGGCAAGTATGGCCAGGCGATGGCCACTTTCCGCTCTGCGCTGGAGCTGGATCCGAACAATGAGTGGGCCAAGCGCGGTATCGAGGCCTGCAAGCGAGCAAGGCAGCAGCAGTCGGAGCAGATCCTGCAGAGCGACCAGGCGCAGAGCCAACAAAGCGATCAACAAGGGAACCAGAACGTTCCCCGCTGGCGGCGCAGACGCGAGTGA
- the nadC gene encoding carboxylating nicotinate-nucleotide diphosphorylase: MDWNSRRITVILENALREDSATRDSTTYACIDPHQRATATVLAKQDCVLAGLGVVARIFDVFANLDGTVVSYAEVTSHPEIFDGVRLHKGQSIAVIRHNARIILSCERVLLNVLQRLSGIATLTRRFVDAIAGTHARILDTRKTVPGLRLLDKYAVTCGGGFNHRLDLSDGVLIKNNHIALAGGIVPALEEAHRNRRGEQPIEIEVRSLEELGQALEHGAEAILLDNMIPETVRAAVERVQRHSRRVPLEASGGITLENVRAFAETGVDYISVGALTHSAPAVDMSLRVMPA, from the coding sequence ATGGACTGGAACAGCCGCCGCATCACCGTGATTCTGGAGAACGCGCTCCGCGAAGATAGCGCCACGCGCGACTCCACCACCTACGCCTGCATCGACCCACACCAGCGCGCCACCGCCACCGTCCTCGCCAAGCAGGACTGCGTGCTCGCCGGACTCGGTGTAGTCGCGCGCATCTTCGACGTCTTCGCCAACCTCGACGGTACTGTCGTTTCGTACGCCGAAGTCACCAGTCATCCCGAGATCTTCGATGGCGTCCGTCTGCACAAGGGCCAGAGCATCGCCGTCATCCGCCACAACGCCCGCATCATCCTCTCCTGCGAGCGCGTGCTGCTCAACGTCCTCCAGCGCCTGAGCGGCATCGCGACCTTGACCCGGCGCTTCGTGGACGCCATCGCCGGCACCCACGCGCGTATCCTCGATACCCGCAAGACCGTCCCCGGCCTGCGCCTGCTCGACAAGTACGCGGTCACCTGTGGTGGCGGCTTCAATCACCGCCTCGACCTCTCCGACGGCGTCCTCATCAAGAACAACCACATCGCGCTGGCCGGCGGGATCGTCCCGGCGCTGGAAGAGGCTCACCGCAACCGTCGCGGCGAGCAGCCCATTGAGATCGAAGTTCGTTCTCTGGAGGAGCTCGGGCAAGCCCTGGAGCATGGCGCCGAGGCCATCCTGCTCGACAACATGATTCCCGAGACAGTGCGCGCTGCCGTCGAGCGCGTGCAGCGCCACTCGCGCCGCGTCCCGCTGGAGGCCTCCGGTGGCATCACGCTGGAGAACGTCCGCGCCTTCGCCGAAACCGGCGTGGATTACATCTCCGTGGGCGCCCTGACCCACTCCGCCCCCGCTGTGGACATGAGCCTGCGCGTCATGCCCGCCTGA
- a CDS encoding PEGA domain-containing protein, producing MQRTIAIAFLLAALSAAAQDQSSNQQPNRPGGRGGMHAMGNPPKAVTHNGHPALEYGGNQGWGVYIEYFTRQGEPALGFSMAQEQCQGHVYVTRTRISGDFHGTSCESFDVARNGATAEKLPGKVVLTAGSSTYALEPLTERGDERRAVLRMGASAEFLVRSVKNFDKVLANVHRLGTEAQAQASGQSAQQAPTDSSKPQPARDLRGSITITSDPGDVQVYINDEPRGMTSAEGREVLRLPAGTYKLRISLPGFKDFQQEVRLVSGKNLEVTAKLETAGPPPFTAGDVAEMLQGKMSPKRVASLVQERGVDFELNPDLEKRLRGLGASGDLLLAIATNKKK from the coding sequence ATGCAGCGTACGATCGCGATCGCGTTCCTTCTTGCGGCGCTGAGCGCAGCCGCGCAGGACCAATCTTCCAACCAGCAGCCGAACCGACCGGGAGGGCGCGGGGGCATGCACGCGATGGGGAACCCGCCAAAGGCGGTGACCCATAACGGACATCCCGCGCTCGAGTACGGGGGCAATCAAGGCTGGGGCGTCTACATCGAGTATTTCACCCGGCAGGGTGAGCCTGCCCTGGGCTTCAGCATGGCCCAGGAGCAGTGCCAGGGGCACGTGTACGTCACGCGGACACGGATCAGCGGGGATTTTCACGGCACGTCCTGCGAGAGCTTCGATGTGGCACGCAATGGAGCCACCGCTGAAAAACTGCCAGGGAAGGTGGTGCTGACTGCCGGCTCGTCGACATACGCGCTGGAACCGCTGACGGAGCGGGGAGACGAGCGGCGCGCCGTGCTCCGGATGGGAGCGAGTGCCGAATTCCTGGTGCGGTCCGTCAAGAATTTCGACAAGGTGCTGGCGAACGTGCACCGGTTGGGAACCGAGGCCCAGGCACAGGCCTCCGGGCAAAGCGCCCAGCAAGCGCCGACGGACAGCTCAAAACCACAACCCGCGCGTGATCTGCGGGGGAGCATTACGATCACCAGCGACCCAGGAGACGTGCAGGTATACATCAACGACGAGCCGCGGGGGATGACCAGCGCCGAGGGGCGCGAGGTGCTGCGACTGCCGGCGGGCACCTACAAGCTGCGCATCAGTCTCCCCGGTTTCAAAGATTTCCAGCAGGAGGTCCGCCTGGTTTCGGGCAAGAACCTGGAAGTGACGGCCAAACTGGAGACGGCCGGGCCGCCGCCATTCACCGCCGGCGATGTGGCCGAGATGCTGCAGGGAAAGATGTCGCCCAAGCGGGTGGCGTCGCTGGTGCAGGAACGAGGCGTGGACTTCGAACTCAACCCCGACCTGGAGAAACGCCTTCGCGGCCTGGGGGCCTCCGGCGACCTGCTGCTGGCCATCGCCACCAATAAGAAGAAGTAG
- a CDS encoding valine--tRNA ligase produces MPHDLPKAYDPGAIEARWAEYWVNEKLFHAALPGATSGQAPRVFTLLLPPPNVTGFLHMGHMLEHTESDITVRWQRMRGYQALWLPGTDHAGIATQMLVERQLASEGVKRREMGRGKFIERVWQWREHYGGAILGQMKRLGTSVDWSREYFTMDDRLTRAVREAFVRLYEEGLIYRGKYIVNWCPRCMTAISDLEVVHEETQGKLYEIRYPVVGGGESVVVATTRPETMLGDTAVAVNEKDPRYQHLHGKTVRLPLMNRGIPIITDDLAKPEFGTGAVKVTPAHDPNDFEAGLRHMLPQVDVMDETAHMNENAGPYAGLDRFEARRRIIHDLEQQGLLVRTKDYLVPLGKCDRCKTIVEPRLSTQWFVKIEPLAKKAIAVVEGEDSQVRFVPENYKAVYLNWMRNIYDWCISRQLWWGHRIPAWHCPACRNVIVARETPAKCEKCGGSRLEQDQDVLDTWFSSGLLPMSALGWPDKTPDLDAFYPTSLLITGFDILFFWVARMIMLNCHFMEGHKHGSVPFRHVYIHALVRDAERQKMSKTKGNVMDPIEVIEKYGTDAVRFTLASMAAPGTDIAFAPERTEGYRNFANKIWNAARFIFLNVDRAEQAGVWSLHEFPASSPANAAATLEDRWIFSRFHRTVREVDEALRAYRFHEAAHEVYDFFWAEFCDWYIEIIKLRLSDSDRGTARTAFFNLMTIFEGALRLLSPFMPFITEELWHAVYDGKPPLKSIALAAYPQADVSRIDDAAETEMAILQDLIVSVRNIRAELKIETKARVPIRVFGDAQVQTLIRQNRTAIEKLANVEGVEFVSTHLAKETGARSTARFDLAVVYEQKIDIAAERHRLQKELAHIEGEMARLQKQLQNEQFLAKAPANVIEGMRKRLAELEVLVVKVRDGLKVLGFGGGNPDAPVKK; encoded by the coding sequence ATGCCACACGATTTACCCAAAGCGTACGACCCGGGCGCCATCGAGGCGCGCTGGGCGGAGTACTGGGTGAACGAAAAGCTCTTCCATGCCGCCCTCCCCGGTGCGACGTCGGGCCAGGCGCCGCGGGTTTTCACTCTGCTTCTTCCGCCGCCCAACGTCACCGGCTTCCTCCACATGGGACACATGCTGGAACACACCGAGAGCGACATCACGGTGCGCTGGCAGCGCATGCGCGGCTACCAGGCCCTGTGGCTGCCGGGCACCGATCATGCCGGCATCGCCACCCAGATGCTGGTCGAACGCCAGCTCGCCAGCGAGGGCGTGAAACGCCGCGAGATGGGTCGCGGGAAGTTCATCGAGCGCGTCTGGCAGTGGCGCGAGCACTACGGGGGCGCCATCCTCGGCCAGATGAAACGCCTGGGCACCTCCGTGGACTGGAGCCGCGAATACTTCACCATGGACGACCGCCTCACCCGCGCCGTCCGGGAAGCGTTCGTACGCCTCTACGAAGAAGGCCTGATCTACCGCGGCAAGTACATCGTCAACTGGTGCCCGCGCTGCATGACCGCCATCAGTGACCTCGAGGTCGTGCACGAAGAAACCCAGGGCAAGCTCTATGAGATCCGCTACCCGGTCGTCGGGGGGGGCGAATCGGTCGTCGTGGCCACCACCCGGCCGGAGACCATGCTGGGCGACACCGCGGTTGCGGTGAACGAAAAGGACCCGCGCTACCAGCATCTGCACGGCAAGACCGTCCGCCTGCCGCTCATGAACCGCGGGATTCCCATCATCACCGACGACCTCGCCAAGCCCGAGTTCGGTACCGGCGCGGTGAAGGTCACGCCGGCACATGATCCCAACGACTTCGAGGCCGGGCTGCGGCACATGCTGCCGCAGGTCGACGTCATGGATGAGACGGCGCACATGAATGAGAACGCCGGGCCATACGCCGGGCTCGACCGCTTCGAGGCGCGTCGGCGCATCATCCACGACCTAGAGCAGCAGGGCCTGCTCGTCCGCACCAAGGATTATCTCGTGCCCCTGGGCAAGTGCGACCGCTGCAAGACCATTGTCGAGCCACGCCTCTCCACCCAGTGGTTCGTGAAGATCGAGCCACTCGCGAAGAAGGCGATCGCAGTGGTCGAGGGTGAGGACTCACAGGTCCGCTTCGTTCCCGAGAACTACAAGGCGGTGTACCTGAACTGGATGCGCAACATCTACGACTGGTGCATCTCGCGCCAGCTCTGGTGGGGGCACCGCATCCCGGCGTGGCACTGCCCGGCCTGCCGCAACGTCATCGTGGCCCGCGAGACGCCAGCCAAGTGCGAGAAGTGCGGCGGCTCGCGCCTGGAGCAGGACCAGGACGTGCTGGATACCTGGTTCTCCTCTGGCCTGCTGCCCATGTCGGCCCTCGGCTGGCCCGACAAAACACCGGACCTCGACGCCTTCTATCCGACCTCGCTGCTGATCACGGGATTCGACATCCTGTTCTTCTGGGTGGCGCGCATGATCATGCTGAACTGCCACTTCATGGAAGGACACAAGCACGGCTCGGTCCCCTTCCGCCACGTATACATCCACGCGCTGGTCCGCGACGCCGAACGCCAGAAGATGTCGAAGACCAAGGGCAACGTCATGGACCCGATCGAGGTCATCGAAAAGTACGGTACCGATGCCGTGCGCTTCACCCTGGCCTCCATGGCAGCCCCCGGCACCGACATCGCGTTTGCGCCGGAGCGCACCGAGGGCTACCGCAACTTCGCCAACAAGATCTGGAACGCGGCCCGCTTCATCTTCCTCAATGTGGACCGCGCCGAGCAGGCCGGCGTGTGGTCCCTGCACGAGTTCCCGGCCAGCAGCCCCGCCAACGCGGCGGCGACCCTTGAGGACCGATGGATCTTCTCCCGCTTCCACCGGACCGTCCGGGAGGTCGACGAAGCCCTGCGCGCCTACCGGTTCCACGAGGCCGCGCACGAGGTCTACGACTTCTTCTGGGCTGAGTTCTGCGATTGGTACATCGAGATCATCAAGCTGCGCCTGTCCGACAGCGACCGCGGCACCGCGCGCACCGCCTTCTTCAACCTGATGACCATCTTTGAAGGGGCGCTGCGCCTGTTATCGCCGTTCATGCCGTTCATCACCGAGGAGCTCTGGCACGCCGTGTACGACGGCAAGCCGCCGCTGAAATCCATTGCCCTGGCAGCCTATCCGCAAGCCGACGTCTCCCGCATCGACGACGCCGCCGAGACCGAGATGGCCATCCTCCAGGACCTCATCGTCAGCGTGCGCAACATCCGCGCCGAGCTGAAGATCGAGACCAAGGCCCGCGTCCCCATCAGGGTCTTCGGCGACGCGCAGGTGCAGACGCTCATCCGCCAGAACCGCACCGCCATCGAGAAGCTGGCCAACGTCGAGGGCGTCGAGTTCGTCTCCACCCACCTCGCCAAGGAGACTGGCGCGCGCTCCACCGCCCGCTTCGACCTCGCCGTCGTTTACGAGCAGAAGATCGACATCGCCGCCGAGCGCCACCGCCTGCAGAAGGAGCTGGCCCACATTGAAGGCGAGATGGCGCGCCTGCAGAAGCAACTGCAGAACGAGCAGTTCCTCGCCAAAGCTCCAGCCAACGTGATCGAAGGTATGCGCAAACGCCTGGCGGAGCTGGAGGTGCTGGTCGTAAAAGTCCGTGACGGTCTCAAAGTCCTCGGCTTCGGCGGCGGGAACCCCGATGCCCCGGTCAAGAAATGA
- the bamD gene encoding outer membrane protein assembly factor BamD, which produces MLKRLVLALPLLLLAIALAGCHKSKVQNPIANVDSKQPDKVLFDRAMQTLNEHKYDVARMTLQTLINTYPDSEYVARAKLAIGDSWYNEGGTAGLAQAEIEYKDFITFFPNMPEAAEAQLKVANIHYKQMEKADRDFTHAKRAEDEYKQLLLQFPDSKLVPEAKQRLLEVQEVLADREYRIGRFYYMRMNHSAAIARLKSLTDTYPLYSGAEDALYTLGQIYEFQAEASRGLRLPEAAKGLVIQDFTKKAQEAYSRIITRYPITARAEDAKRRLEAMHVSVPTPTPEAIAQNKAEEESRTQTGRFGRLMSNLHRPPDVSLATKVGEPTLVDPKQTSAPDVARNINDLMVEGYRKPTEGGSHAVAVGTDSTAAPGPNEPAPRTDAGAVSQPPPPPPPQVNEAAPPPRQVNDAASGTDSSSTASAPQDSSKDKDAKDKDKNESSSKKKSKKGLRKLIPF; this is translated from the coding sequence ATGCTGAAACGTCTTGTTCTCGCGCTTCCTTTGCTCCTGTTGGCCATCGCACTGGCCGGCTGCCACAAGAGCAAGGTCCAAAACCCCATCGCCAACGTCGATTCCAAGCAGCCCGATAAGGTACTTTTCGATCGCGCCATGCAGACCCTCAACGAGCACAAGTACGATGTGGCGCGCATGACCCTGCAGACGCTGATCAACACCTATCCCGACTCGGAGTACGTCGCCCGCGCCAAGCTGGCCATCGGCGACAGCTGGTACAACGAGGGCGGCACCGCCGGCCTGGCCCAGGCCGAGATCGAGTACAAGGACTTCATCACCTTCTTCCCCAACATGCCGGAAGCCGCCGAGGCCCAACTCAAAGTGGCCAATATCCACTACAAACAGATGGAGAAGGCGGACCGCGACTTCACCCACGCCAAACGCGCCGAAGACGAGTACAAGCAACTCCTGCTTCAATTCCCCGACAGCAAGCTCGTGCCGGAAGCCAAGCAGCGCCTGCTCGAAGTCCAGGAAGTGCTCGCCGACCGCGAATACCGCATCGGGCGCTTCTACTACATGCGGATGAATCATTCCGCCGCCATCGCGCGTCTCAAGTCGCTCACGGACACTTATCCTCTGTACAGCGGCGCCGAAGACGCTCTGTACACCCTGGGACAGATCTACGAGTTTCAGGCGGAGGCTTCACGCGGGCTAAGGCTCCCCGAGGCCGCCAAGGGCCTCGTAATCCAGGACTTCACGAAGAAGGCCCAGGAGGCGTACTCGCGCATCATCACCCGCTACCCGATAACGGCGCGCGCCGAGGATGCCAAGCGGCGCCTCGAAGCCATGCACGTGTCCGTGCCCACGCCCACGCCTGAGGCCATCGCGCAGAACAAGGCGGAGGAGGAGAGCCGAACGCAGACCGGCCGCTTCGGCAGGTTGATGAGCAATCTCCACCGTCCGCCTGATGTTTCGCTCGCCACCAAGGTAGGCGAGCCGACCCTGGTCGATCCGAAGCAGACCAGCGCACCGGATGTCGCTCGCAATATCAACGACTTGATGGTGGAGGGGTATCGCAAGCCCACGGAAGGCGGGTCCCACGCAGTGGCGGTCGGGACCGATTCCACTGCGGCGCCAGGTCCAAACGAGCCAGCGCCGCGCACCGATGCCGGAGCCGTTTCCCAGCCTCCGCCGCCTCCTCCCCCCCAAGTCAACGAGGCGGCGCCTCCCCCGAGACAGGTGAACGACGCCGCTTCCGGTACGGATTCTTCCTCCACGGCATCGGCGCCGCAGGATTCGAGCAAGGACAAGGACGCCAAGGACAAGGATAAGAACGAATCCTCGAGTAAGAAGAAGAGCAAGAAAGGATTACGCAAGCTCATCCCCTTCTGA